Genomic window (Cardiocondyla obscurior isolate alpha-2009 linkage group LG21, Cobs3.1, whole genome shotgun sequence):
TTGTTGCAGTTGTTGTTTTGATCGGAGTGTTGGTGCTGAGGAGCGTCTTTTCATCGATCAGTTTTCGCCGTTTCAGGTCCGGTAACAATCCGTGGTGTCCCAGGAGATCTGCGCCTATGATCGGATGTCGCACATCCGCTATGATGAAATTCCATCTGTATTGTCGTCTGAGTCCGAGGTTCAAAATGCGTATCTGGCTACCGTAGGTTTTGATAGCCGTATTGTTTGCTGCGAAGAGTTTGAAACTCGTTGGATGCAGGGTTCCGCGAACCAACCTCTTGGGAAGAACCGATACGTCAGCTCCGGTGTCGATAAGGTAAGTAATCCCATCGTTCTTATCTGTTATTGTCAGGCGTTGAGTTCTCGGTACACCATCTTCGATCGCCTGTAATCGAGACGGCGATCTTAGTTTTCCGGTGCGTTTTTCTTCCAGGAACAAGGTGCTGCGCATTTGATGGCCTTTTCTCCAAATTTGCTATGGTAGTAGCAGAAATCCCTTTTCTGCGTTCTTCTGGGCTTGTTCTGAAATCTTCCTTTGAAGCTAACCCGGTTTCGACTGGTACTTCGAGGGCGGCGACTGTGTCTCAATTCCCTGGTTAGGAAATTGATTTCCGTCTTCAAATCTGTCATGTTGTCGAGTCCGTTGCTCGTTTGCTGCTGCTGTGttatagcattaattgttgttgACCGAGGTTTGGCAATTTCAACGATTTTATCCGCTTGGGCCGCGAGTTTATCCAAGTCTTGCATTTCACTTATCGCGAGGATCGTTCGCACGTTTTCTGGCAATTGTTccaaaaatatcgcgcgcagTATTCCATCCGAGGCTTGCGCTCCTGCCAGGTTACGGAGTCGTTGGAGAAACACCGATGGTTTTTCGTCACCGATTTCATGACTTCCGAGCAACCGTCGAATTCTGGTCGCGGTCGATTCGCCGAGGGCAGAGATTAATCGCTCttttagtttattatatttcccggTTTCGGGGGGGTTGAGCAAGATATCGGCTACGATCGGAAGGATTGTCTGGTCTAGGTATACTATCACGAACCTGTATTTCGAATCGTCGCTCTGGATTCTGTTGATGGCAAATGCTGCTTCGAGTTGCAGAAACCATAGAATCGGGTTGTCCTTCCAGAACGGGGGAATCTTGGCGACGTGCACCGCTCCCACGGAGGTTGTGGTTCCGTCCTGGGGGTCCGGCTCCTGGATTATCATCACTGGGTTTTCTTGCTGGTTCGTTCGCGTCGTCGTAGTATCAGATCCGGCTGAGGGCGGCGTATGTTGAAGTGACATCTCCGTTTCTGTCGTTGACAGCTCCTTTGTTTGATCCTGTTTCTTCGTTCCCCGTAGATAATTGTAGAATGGCACTTTCATGCAGCTTTTCTAACCTCCGACAGGATCACGTCGGGGTCACCAATTTTGTAGGGATCTTGGATCGGAGGTTGATGACAATGTTTgcttttgatataaaatatatatttaacaagtacaaattaattaaaagatgttAACTGTTCGACTTCTGACCAGACAAtagttgtaaatttttgatttgcaGGTCTGTTCCTTGGATCACGGAATATTTGATATATAGAGAGTAGTCCGCTGTGTTGTTGGGTTACGGATGGCGCCACATCTACTTGGTTGGGTTGTTCGTTGCGCTGTTGGACTAAGGATGACGCCACGCGCTGTTGGACTAAGGATGACGCCACAATtctgcgcgacttgtagcGCCGGCTGGACACCGTCAACGTCCACAAGTATACCAGATTTGTAACTTCAAAATGCGGATTTTTTTCCAGTAGATGGCGCACTAAGCCTATAGATGCTGGTGTCATAACtaatatatcattttgtaGCTGTGACTGCAAGCTTCAAATCGCCATATTTGTTTAAATGTTTAAGAGTTActagcatattttttttcggtaGTAAACATGTCGAATTTTGAGCCAAACAAAGAGCATTTGCGGCATGTgctgattttctttttcaatcagaaaaaaaagcagcggAGGCACATCGAATTCTTGTGGATGCATACGGTGTACATACTCTATTTGCCGTCACTTGAGAACGGTGGTTTAAACGATTCAGAAGTGGTGATTTTGATGTCAGTGACAAAGAACGTGAAAATCGACCGAAAAAGTTTGAAGACACCGAGCTGCAATCATTATTGGATGAGGACGCCACGCAAACTCAAGAAATGTTGGCAgagtaattaaatgtttctcGTGTAGCCATTTCCAAACGCTTGAAAGTCATGCAAAAGATCCAGAAGGTTGGAAAATGGGTGCCACATGAGTAAAATTACATGTGAAATGCTGCTTTGGAAACACGAAAGAAAGTCATTTCTTCATCGGATCGTAACGGGCGATGAAAagtgaatttattttgagaaTCCAAAGCGCAGAAAATCATGGCTATCACGTGGAAAAGCCTCCACATCGACTGCAAAACCAAATCGCTTCGGACGGAAGGCCATGGTGTGTGTGTGGTGGGATTAGAAGGGCATTGTGTACTTCGAGCTGCTGAAACCTGGCGAAACAGTTAATACGGATCGCTACCgacaacaaataattaatttgaattatgCGTTGATCGAAAAACGACCAGAATGGGCTCGAAAGCATGGGAAAGTGATTTTGCTGCATGACAACGCACTCAGTCACACAGCAAAACCGGTTAAAGCACACTTTGGCAGCACTTGGATGAGAAATATTACCCCACCCGCCGTACTCACCGGACCTTGCTTCTTCCGACTATCACCTGTTTTCATCCATGGGACACGCACTTGCCGAGCAGCACTTCCATTCTTATGAAGACGTCCAAAAATGGGTCGACGACTGGTTTGGCTCACGCGACGTTCAATTCTTTTGGAATGGCTTCCATAAATTACCTACTAGATGGCAAAAATATGTAGAAAGCGAGAGCCGAtactttgaataaaatatatctttccattttttctaaatcgttgcctatttttattaaaaaatccgCATTTTAAAGTTACAGACCTGgtatattaatgatattttaccataatatgtatatttaattatattacaattagtGAATATACTgcaatatacaaataattaaaatcaaacttttatttttagttgacAATGCAGAAAATGATACAGATGAAActgatattaataatgcagTGGAAGTCATGAATGTGGATAAAGAGATTGACGAATCAGATTATCAAAATAGCAAAATTTTACAGGAGAAACAGCTAATTGAAGAAATTCACAAACGTTTCGCGCTGTGAAACTTTAAATTGCCATTGTCTGAGCGAacacttaaaattaaaaaaagattgtagaaagaaattttagtaGCAATGAATGGTACGTAACATATATTAACATGTAAAATATGATTGGATTATATCACACAATTAATTCGTATTTTTGTCATTTAATTGTAGGTATGGATGTAacatcattaaaaataatggaaattattaaataatttctttagaattttcaaaaatgaacGCAATCAACCTAGTGGCTCAGCGGGAACATCACGGAAAAGTAACtgggtaatttttttaaacagaacCCAGGGGCGAACGTGTGTTATGCAGGACGAACGCTAGGTGTACCGTCCTGCATTGTACATCGCGTTCTCCGGGAAAAAAAGTTGCACCCATATCATTTCCATCGGGTGCAACAGCTTCTTCCTCGGAATGAAAAACAGCGAATACATTTCTGCGAAGGTACATCTTTTTTTGTTAAGTATATCTTCATTTAAAGTACGCTTCttatattaatgaataattaataaaatacgtgtACGATTACAAGCGCAGTGCAGGCGAAATCCGTCATTTGCAGAAAAAATATTGTGGACCGACGAGGCGTTGTTCACACCGAACGGCATATTTAATTCCAAAAACTTCGTTATCTGGAGCGACGAAAATCCTTGTGCAATAAGGCAGTGCGCCTTTCAATACAGATGGAATCTAAATGTGTGGGCAGGGATAATTGGAAACAAAATTGTAAGTATTTCTAtcacagaaaaatattatattgaaagttaaaaaaaactcataatattgttattatcaCTTTCAGATTGGACCATTTTTTTTGCCTGCTCGTTTGAACGGGGAGAGATACGctcattttttagaaaatgagCTACCTATACTGCTCGAAGACCTGCCGTTCGAGATTCGACAAAGTGTGATCTATCAGCACGACGGTGCTTCGTCGCACTTTTCGCGTCTCGCGCGCCAGGTTCTTGATCGCAATTATGCCCATCGTTGGATGGGTTGCGGCGGCCCTATAATGTGGCCAGCTCGGTCACCAGACTCAAACGTGCTTGATTACTTTGTTTGGGGACACGTGAAGTCGTTAGTTGAGTCTATGCGGGATCTGACAGTAAACGAAGTTCGCGAGGCCATTGTAGCAGCGTGAACGCTACCTGAAGGTCTATCTCGCCTTGCATGGCAGAAAGAGCAACGCAACATATTGTTCGGAGGGCCGAACTGTGCGTACAATCTCAAAGTCGGCACTTCGAACATATgttgcgttaattttttacagtggATTAGGTCTACTGGGGataccactataaaaaaacGCACTGAGCTATCTACCTCAAAAGGTAGTGTGGAAACGATAATGtttccaaaaatattaattggtTTCGCTTGCGTGGTATCGTTTCACTTCGCTTGCATATCGGTTGGCTCGCCTCATTCGCAGattgtcgcatcgtctcgctcgcgcggtaTCGTTTCGCGTCGCTCGCATATCGGTCGGCTCGCCTCACTCGCGGattgtcgcatcgtctcgctcgcgcggtaTCGTTTCACGTCGCTCGCATATCGGTCGGCTCGTCTCACTCGCGGATTGTCGCATTGTTTCGCTTGCGCGTCGCCGTTCGCTCCGTCTTCTGTATCGTCGCGTCGCTTCGCTATCGCGCggcttctttgtcgctcttgcgctagacacattaattattttctcaataaccattgagaattttgcaatgCGGTAttagactttttaatttttttcattaagacCCACCTATTCCTTTTCGGTGTGacacattaaatgataaaccctgtatattatatgtatatattgttacgcccgttCCCGAGTTTTGGCGCGCGAGATTGTCGTGAAGGCGGACACGCCTGAAGACGGTGTCTGAAGACGGTCCGGATTATCGAGAGCTTGTCAGTCTATTTCCCGTTGCTAGGTAACAAACAGCTCTTTTCATGTTAATGTTTAGTTGTCAGTCTTCTTTGTGATTTAAACAAGAGCGGACGCgctttaactttattataataaaacttccaaatttgcttttttaaaCGTGTTCCGTTTTATTTCGTGTGAGTGTTCCGCGGGTGTGAGTGAGGGGGAGAAAGTGTGGCTGGAGCTCGCAAACGCTGTGGGAAGTCGGAGAAAACCGAAGagcggcgtaacaatattatataatggATCACTTCATACTTCTATCcatattatacagggtgtttcaaATCAGTGAACTTTACCGTAAACGGTAGATAGAACTAATCAAAACAAgacaaaaagtcctttaccattttgaaaaattctcaatagtttttgagaaaaaaattaaaatacataaaatatacaggcgtaagagcgacaaggaagctgcgcgtgagtgagcgcgacaggcaaaTAACTAGAAATGGCGCTGTCGTCTTGTTGATTTGCTATGGCATAGCCGGGAAAAACGTAAATCGAGCAGTACGCATTTACGCTGAAAGTTTTCTTAATCGAAGGCGTCCTACAGTGGTAACAATTTTAAGGTATCGAAATAGTAAATACCTGTCgataaatagtaaaattattaccaaTGGTcaattcttaataattttattaaaaaaaatttttaggtGCCTTTGCCGTGTGCGAGAAACTGATACCCTGGTCACAGTATATTGAGAGACAGTAGGGACAGTAAGCGAAAATTTCTCAGCCGCGCAGTTTCGCTCGCGCATCTCGAGCGGCCATGTTTTTGGGCGCACCAATAGCGTTGActggaaattaatttgaaattgctttaatttcaatacagtttaattacgtatttgtTATGTTTTAAAGGGTTTAATAACTCTGaacttataataaaacaaaagaaaaagaatatatttaataaaggcaGTTGACATGAGGTGTAACTGTGAGGCGGACCAAGATTCTAGTAATTAATGGTCCTTAAAGCTCGGTGTACATACACGATGCAAGAAATTGAACAAAGTTTTAACACCAAGCTCAACACTAGCTTAAAAAGTAATGTACATACACTAGCTTTATAAGCTAGTATTGGGTTTAGTGCTGtaactttgttttatttcttacaaCGTGTACACCGGGCCTAAGAACAATGTAATTGCAAAGCGAAGATAATAAAGAGCTGATGAGCAACTTATACGC
Coding sequences:
- the LOC139110629 gene encoding uncharacterized protein yields the protein MKVPFYNYLRGTKKQDQTKELSTTETEMSLQHTPPSAGSDTTTTRTNQQENPVMIIQEPDPQDGTTTSVGAVHVAKIPPFWKDNPILWFLQLEAAFAINRIQSDDSKYRFVIVYLDQTILPIVADILLNPPETGKYNKLKERLISALGESTATRIRRLLGSHEIGDEKPSVFLQRLRNLAGAQASDGILRAIFLEQLPENVRTILAISEMQDLDKLAAQADKIVEIAKPRSTTINAITQQQQTSNGLDNMTDLKTEINFLTRELRHSRRPRSTSRNRVSFKGRFQNKPRRTQKRDFCYYHSKFGEKAIKCAAPCSWKKNAPEN